TAACAGCCAGTGGAGGTAACGGGGAAAAGCTGGTGCAAAGCCAATACTGTCCCGCAACTGTGATGGGCCCAGGCCCTAAGTCAGGATGCCCGCCAACGATGGCCGATTCCGTTAATCAAATCTGCGAGGTACAGGTTGTGAATGTTACAGGTTTATCTAATTTACTGACTTTCCCCCGGCTCCTAGCCCACCATCCCTTTGGGGGCCATACCCCCAGTAATTTCCTGGAAGGTTTCCTCTCCGGCCTGGGGCACCCCGTCATTGGCCTAGACCACCTTGCTTTTGTCATTGCCATTGGCCTGATTGCCGCTGGGTTACGCTACGGTTGGCTAATGCCCCTCATTTTTGTCGCCACGGCGATCACCGGCACAGGGTTGCATTTAATTGGGGCTAATCTGCCCCAGCCAGAATTGGTCATCGCCGGTTCCGTACTTTTATTCGGCATCTTCCTTGCTTTGGGTCGTCCTCTGCCATCTCCCCTAGTAATGGGATTAGCCGCTGTGGCCGGTATGTTCCATGGCTACGCCTATGGAGAAGCCATTGTCGGGGCGCAAATGAATCCCGTTGCCGCCTATTTGCTCGGTTTTTCCTTCATTCAACTAGCGATCGCCATGGGAGTCTATGCCTTAGCCAAGGGCTGGTACGAAACCAAAGAAACCTTGCTCAATCTAAGATTTATTGGCTTTCTGCTAACAGGAGTAGGACTAGCCTTCACCTCCGGCGCCTTGTTGGGGTAATTGCTTATGGGATAATAGGTTGCCTACAGTTTTTGATTAAAAACTAAACCTTCCCATGGTAACCGCTTCCCTGCCGACCCCTGTCCAGCCCGAGTTCGACACTACTATCCATCGCCGCAAAACCCGCCCTGTACCAGTAGGCGCTGTCACCGTTGGCGGTGGCCATCCTGTGGTGGTGCAATCCATGATTAATGAAGACACCCTCGATGTGGATGGTTCCGTCGCTGGCATTCGTCGCCTCCACGAAATTGGTTGTGAAATTGTCCGGGTAACGGTGCCCAGCATGGCCCACGCCAAAGCCCTAGCGGATATCAAGCAGAAATTACAAGCTACTTACCAAGCCGTGCCCCTGGTGGCAGACGTACATCACAACGGCATGAAAATTGCTCTGGAAGTAGCCAAACACGTCGATAAAGTCAGGATTAACCCAGGGCTATACGTTTTTGAAAAGCCCGATGCCCAACGGGAAGGCTACAGCGACCAGGAATTTGCTGAAATTGGCGAAAAAATTCGTGAAACCCTGGAACCATTGGTAATTTCCCTACGAGATCAAGGGAAATCGATGCGGATCGGCGTTAACCATGGTTCTCTCTCCGAAAGAATGCTTTTTACCTACGGGGATACCCCCGAGGGCATGGTGCAATCGGCCCTGGAATTCATCAAAATTTGTGAGTCCTTAGATTTCCGCAACCTAGTCGTTTCCATGAAAGCGTCCCGGGTACCGGTAATGTTGGCCGCCTATCGCCTCATGGTGAAACGTATGGACGAGTTGGGCATGGATTATCCCCTCCATCTAGGGGTTACCGAAGCCGGGGATGGGGAATATGGCCGCATTAAATCCACCGCTGGCATTGCCACCCTTTTAGCTGATGGCATTGGCGATACTATCCGGGTATCCCTCACCGAAGCCCCCGAAAAAGAAATTCCCGTTTGCTACAGCATTCTCCAGGCGCTGGGTTTGCGGAAAACCATGGTGGAATATGTGGCCTGTCCTTCCTGTGGCCGCACGTTGTTCAACTTGGAAGACGTGTTACATGAAGTCCGAGAAGCCACTAAACATCTAACGGGTTTAGACATCGCCGTCATGGGCTGTATTGTCAATGGCCCCGGGGAAATGGCCGATGCCGACTATGGCTATGTGGGTAAACAAGCCGGTTACATTGCCCTCTACCGTGGTCGGGAAGAAATTAAACGAGTACCCGAAACCGACGGCGTACAGGAATTAATTAACCTGATCAAGGCCGATGGCCGTTGGGTTGACCCTTAATCTATTCCTCAAAACTTCCCACACAAAAAACTAAGCAAGGCTCGCCAGCGGGCCCATACTTGATTTTGTTTAGCACATATCAATTGGTGGTTTTCAGGAGCAAAGGAAATAGCCAATGAAAGGTTCCAGTCTGGACTGTCCACTTGTTTTGAGTCAGAGTTCCCCTATTTTTGCCAAGATTTGGCGGACAGTAAGGCTTTCTACCCGATTGATGCGGAGTAGGTTAGCTGTTACTCGCCCGATCGCCGTTTTGGGTTGAACGAGTCCGCTTATGGATTCAAGGGTGAAGTGGTTTGTCCAGATGTCTTTTCTTGGATTGTAGAGTCTAACAGTTTCCCCTGTATGGGGGTCGATAGAAGCGATATCACTGCCTTTGGCTTGGTTACAGAGGGAAAAGGAAAAAGCTAGGTTTTCAGGGGTACTGTGGCCTCCATGTTTTTCGGCAATGATATGATCAACATGGTGGGAAGACAGAGATAGCGCTTCAGGGATGAGGCAATATTCACAGGAATGGTTAGCCCGATCACTAACGAGACGTCGTAGGGATGGGGAAATATAGCTCTTACTCATGGGGCTGGAGTTTAAGCCGGGCTTGGGCCTTTGCCAGTCGCACGAGATGTTCTATAAATTCATATTGTTGCCAAAGGCGTTGCTCTTTCTGGTTTAGACCTTGGGTTCGATTTTTCTCCAGGAGAGTTTCGATCTCAGCCTGCAGGGTGGGAGAAAGATGGAGATCAAGGATTTGTTGCGGGCTGGGGAGTTGAGCCAAAAATTCGAGGATTTCAGTAAGTCCAGACAAACCAGTGCTGGGATTGGCGTTTAGTTGCTGTATACCGAGGGCTAATATTTGCGGCAAGTCTTCCTGGAGAGGTTGAAGCTGTTGGGCAATGTCGTCGGGGATGTCTAGAGTAATTTGCATGCTTAACCTTTACTAAATAATGGTAAATCGAGCATAGACACTTTTGGCGATCGCCAATGTGAACCTTGCTTTTTTGCCTCCATTAACCAAATACTCCGATCCCTAGGCACAGTGTCAACACCATGCCTACATTGCCGGAGAAAAAAGGCTAGATATCCAAGTCAGTTAGATCCAACTTGGTGCCATAGGTTTCGATGAATTCCCGGCGGGGAGCTACCCGATCGCCCATCAACACCGTAAAAATGCGATCGGCTTCAGCGGCATCTTCAATGTGGACACGTTTCATGGTGCGGCTTTCAGGATTCATCGTGGTATCCCAGAGTTGTTGGGGCATCATTTCCCCTAAACCTTTAAAACGCTGGATGGTGTAATTAGCATTGGGGGGAAACTGACTGATTTGCTCCTGCAATTCCCGGTCGGAATAACAATAGAAATGGTTTTTACCCCGCTCCAGTTTGTACAACGGCGGACAGGCAATGTAAATGTAGCCTTGGTCCACCAAATCCCGCTGATAACGGTAGAAGAAAGTCAACAAAAGAGTGCGTATGTGCGCTCCATCTACATCAGCATCGGTCATAATTACTACTCTGTGATAGCGGAGGGAAGATATGTCAAAATCATCACCTTTAATGCCCAGACCTAATGCTGTAATTAAGGCTTGAATTTCAGTATTTTTATAAATCTTGGCATCGTCAGTTTTTTCAATATTTAAAATCTTGCCCCGTAAAGGCAAAATTGCTTGGAAACGACGGTCTCGACCTTGTTTTGCGCTGTTATGGACAAACACTCCGCTTGCCAAAGCAAAATTGTGGGTGTGGGGAACCTCAATATCATAAACATCGATTGTTTCTGACACAGCTTCAATATTTACAATTCTGTGATTGTAATTTAATACTGCTTCCCTTGCGAGGTTCTCATCATTCTCGAAATACCGTTCACAGAATCGATCAAAACGTAACAAGGATTTATCTTTAGTCGAAATTCGATAGCTATCGTAAGCAGATATGTCTAAATAACCATTTTCGATCTCAACTTGTTTTAGTGCCGCTAGAGTTTTGCGGTAATAGGTTTGGGCCAGAGCTTCTCGACGTTTTTCTCGAAATTCAGGAGTCCATTGTTCCTTTGTTTTTTTCTGTCGCCATTTCAACAATTCGGGATTATTCCATTGTTTAACCGCATTCTCTGAATATTGTTGTCGTAATCCAGGATTTTGTGCGAAATGTTGACGTACCCTTTCTGCTTGAGCAGTACGATTCTCCGCCTGCGCCCAATATTCCTGTTGAGCACGATTTAGCTGTTCTGCATTTTGCTGACGATAATCCTCATTACTGTCGTAGAAACTACGCCAACTTTCCATCATTGTTAATTTATAGGTTTCATTTTGCCATTGGGCCTGGGCCTGTTTGGACAAAATTGCCCGTGTTTCCGGTGATTGCATCCTTGCGCTCATTTTCCGTCGAAACTCAGGACTTTGGTGAATTCGACGACATTTCTCTACCACATCAGGGCGATGTAATGTTTTACTAATGTGCTTACGGTGAAGCGCTAAATGTTTTTCAGGGGATAAGCGAATTAAATTATCGGGATTATTATTCCGCTTATTAAAGTCTTTGTGATGGCAATGTTGTTTTTCTTCTGCAATATAAATTCCCTGCCAACGATTATACCAGTCTGCAACTAAATGGGTAAATAGCCAGCTATCGGAACGGGGACTCCAAACCATTTCATAGCCATCAATTGTAATACCAGAATCTTCCGTAGTCGAAATTTTTCGGTGTAACGGCATTAACGAATCATCGAGAGTTAAATCCATCGCACATTTGTAGCTCCCATCCCGCAACATGAATTTATGATCCGGGGTGCAAATAATAGACTCACCATTGTCCAACGTAACCTTGATTACCTTCGCATTAGTTTTTGTTTTGCGGGCATTGATGATTTTTTCAACCCCTATAGAACCATCATGGCGGATGGTATAACAAAAGTTTTGTTTTCCTTGTTTTTCTTCTTCAACCAATTGCTCAAAGCTAACGCTACGACCATCAGTTAAAGCGACTAATGTATCTCCAGAAAAACAGCCGCCGGCAGAGTCTCCTTCCACGATGAAAATTTCCGATTCCGAGGGATCTTTGGAGCTACAGTCTGCCAATTTACCCGGTAAAGTTGAAGACTCTAAAACTGATTTACGGCGTACTAATTCCCTGGCTCGACGGGCTGCTTCCGCTGCTTTAAAAGCCTGCACTGCTTTTTCAATGATGGCATCGGCAACCCCAGGATTAAATTCTAAAAATTCCGTTAGAGCTTCCCCCACCAAGGTATCCACAATGCCCCGGACTTCCGTGTTGCCCAATTTAGTTTTGGTTTGTCCTTCAAATTCTGGGTCCGGTACTTTAACGGAAATAACGCCGGTTAGGCCCTCACGAATATTTTCTCCCCCTAAATTACTATCGCCATCCTTTAACTTATTGCGCTTACGGGCAACGGAGTTGAGAGTACGGGTTAAAACCGCTTTTAGACCTTCTAAATGGGTGCCACCATCAATAGTGCGGATATTGTTGGCAAATCCCAAGAGAGTATCACTATACGCATCCACACACCACTGGAGGGCCACCTCCACCTGGACGTCATTTTTTTCCCCGGAAGTGTAAATAATTTCCTCGTGGAGCGGGGTTTTGTCCGTGGTCATATAGGTGACATATTCCCTAATGCCCCCTTCATAATAAAACTGCTCTTCTTTGAGGGAATCCGCCCGGCGATCGCCAAAGGTAATGCGAACCCCAGCGTTGAGGTAGGCCAACTCCTTGAGACGACTGGCCAGGGTATGGTAATCAAACTCGATGCCATCCTTAAAAATCTGGGTGTCTGGCAAAAAAGAAACCTGGGTTCCTGTGGAGTGCCCTTCGTTTGGGGTAGCTTCTAGCGTGCCAATGGGATTGCCCCGCTCAAACCGCTGGAAGTGTTCCTTCCCCTGGCGCCAAACCTTCACTTCCACCCATTCGGACAGGGCGTTAACAACGGAAACCCCTACCCCGTGCAAACCACCGGATACCTTATAGCCACCGCCCCCAAACTTGCCCCCGGCATGGAGTACCGTCAACACTGTTTCCAAGGCCGATCGCCCGGTGGTGGGGTGAATATCGGTGGGAATCCCCCGGCCATTGTCCACTACGGTGACGGAACCGTCGGCATTAATGTCAATTTCAATATGGGTACAATAGCCGGCCAAAGCCTCATCAATGGCATTGTCAACCACTTCATACACTAGGTGATGCAGACCCTTGGGCCCCGTGGAGCCAATATACATCCCTGGGCGCTTACGGACTGGTTCCAACCCTTCCAAGACTTGAATTTGATCGGCACCGTAGTTCGTGGTCGTCATGGTCACTCCAAAATCAGGCTGAGCTTAGGCATCTTTGCTGTGGGATGGCAAAAGCCCTCAAAATCTTAGCACAAAAGGGTTAAAGGCTTTAATATCGGGGACTGAGAACTGATTTGGAGATGGGATCGATCAAGCTATTTTTCCAGACGTACCACATACCATTGCCAAGTACCGCCATCCCCCCGGTCGAGGTCGCAGTAATTGTCCCGTAAATGTTCCGCTTTTGCCGCCAAAGTGGGCAATTTATCCAGTCCCTGGGGCAGGGGAAGATCGTATTCGGCCAAAATCTCCGTCAACTTAGCAGTCATTTCCGCCGGAGTTAGGAATGTTTCTGGTTCCTGGTCCGCCAAGAACACAAACATTTCTTCTTGGTACATCAGTGGATCGACCATGGCAATTGCTAAAAACTGTTGTTGAGGTGGAGATTGGCACTGACTAGT
The genomic region above belongs to Synechocystis sp. PCC 6803 substr. PCC-P and contains:
- the gyrB gene encoding DNA topoisomerase (ATP-hydrolyzing) subunit B, which codes for MTTTNYGADQIQVLEGLEPVRKRPGMYIGSTGPKGLHHLVYEVVDNAIDEALAGYCTHIEIDINADGSVTVVDNGRGIPTDIHPTTGRSALETVLTVLHAGGKFGGGGYKVSGGLHGVGVSVVNALSEWVEVKVWRQGKEHFQRFERGNPIGTLEATPNEGHSTGTQVSFLPDTQIFKDGIEFDYHTLASRLKELAYLNAGVRITFGDRRADSLKEEQFYYEGGIREYVTYMTTDKTPLHEEIIYTSGEKNDVQVEVALQWCVDAYSDTLLGFANNIRTIDGGTHLEGLKAVLTRTLNSVARKRNKLKDGDSNLGGENIREGLTGVISVKVPDPEFEGQTKTKLGNTEVRGIVDTLVGEALTEFLEFNPGVADAIIEKAVQAFKAAEAARRARELVRRKSVLESSTLPGKLADCSSKDPSESEIFIVEGDSAGGCFSGDTLVALTDGRSVSFEQLVEEEKQGKQNFCYTIRHDGSIGVEKIINARKTKTNAKVIKVTLDNGESIICTPDHKFMLRDGSYKCAMDLTLDDSLMPLHRKISTTEDSGITIDGYEMVWSPRSDSWLFTHLVADWYNRWQGIYIAEEKQHCHHKDFNKRNNNPDNLIRLSPEKHLALHRKHISKTLHRPDVVEKCRRIHQSPEFRRKMSARMQSPETRAILSKQAQAQWQNETYKLTMMESWRSFYDSNEDYRQQNAEQLNRAQQEYWAQAENRTAQAERVRQHFAQNPGLRQQYSENAVKQWNNPELLKWRQKKTKEQWTPEFREKRREALAQTYYRKTLAALKQVEIENGYLDISAYDSYRISTKDKSLLRFDRFCERYFENDENLAREAVLNYNHRIVNIEAVSETIDVYDIEVPHTHNFALASGVFVHNSAKQGRDRRFQAILPLRGKILNIEKTDDAKIYKNTEIQALITALGLGIKGDDFDISSLRYHRVVIMTDADVDGAHIRTLLLTFFYRYQRDLVDQGYIYIACPPLYKLERGKNHFYCYSDRELQEQISQFPPNANYTIQRFKGLGEMMPQQLWDTTMNPESRTMKRVHIEDAAEADRIFTVLMGDRVAPRREFIETYGTKLDLTDLDI
- a CDS encoding HNH endonuclease, giving the protein MSKSYISPSLRRLVSDRANHSCEYCLIPEALSLSSHHVDHIIAEKHGGHSTPENLAFSFSLCNQAKGSDIASIDPHTGETVRLYNPRKDIWTNHFTLESISGLVQPKTAIGRVTANLLRINRVESLTVRQILAKIGEL
- the ispG gene encoding (E)-4-hydroxy-3-methylbut-2-enyl-diphosphate synthase; its protein translation is MVTASLPTPVQPEFDTTIHRRKTRPVPVGAVTVGGGHPVVVQSMINEDTLDVDGSVAGIRRLHEIGCEIVRVTVPSMAHAKALADIKQKLQATYQAVPLVADVHHNGMKIALEVAKHVDKVRINPGLYVFEKPDAQREGYSDQEFAEIGEKIRETLEPLVISLRDQGKSMRIGVNHGSLSERMLFTYGDTPEGMVQSALEFIKICESLDFRNLVVSMKASRVPVMLAAYRLMVKRMDELGMDYPLHLGVTEAGDGEYGRIKSTAGIATLLADGIGDTIRVSLTEAPEKEIPVCYSILQALGLRKTMVEYVACPSCGRTLFNLEDVLHEVREATKHLTGLDIAVMGCIVNGPGEMADADYGYVGKQAGYIALYRGREEIKRVPETDGVQELINLIKADGRWVDP
- a CDS encoding HupE/UreJ family protein; translated protein: MADSVNQICEVQVVNVTGLSNLLTFPRLLAHHPFGGHTPSNFLEGFLSGLGHPVIGLDHLAFVIAIGLIAAGLRYGWLMPLIFVATAITGTGLHLIGANLPQPELVIAGSVLLFGIFLALGRPLPSPLVMGLAAVAGMFHGYAYGEAIVGAQMNPVAAYLLGFSFIQLAIAMGVYALAKGWYETKETLLNLRFIGFLLTGVGLAFTSGALLG
- a CDS encoding chlororespiratory reduction protein 7, translating into MVDPLMYQEEMFVFLADQEPETFLTPAEMTAKLTEILAEYDLPLPQGLDKLPTLAAKAEHLRDNYCDLDRGDGGTWQWYVVRLEK